From Streptomyces sp. Edi4, one genomic window encodes:
- a CDS encoding SCO1431 family membrane protein, which produces MTLPATTLDDPRALAELRARTGGPKDTGPKILEHVLGWTLVVVIAMLVTQAGLL; this is translated from the coding sequence ATGACCCTGCCTGCCACCACGCTCGACGACCCCCGCGCCCTGGCCGAGCTCCGGGCCCGCACCGGCGGCCCCAAGGACACCGGGCCCAAGATCCTTGAGCACGTCCTCGGCTGGACCCTCGTGGTCGTCATCGCGATGCTCGTCACGCAGGCGGGGCTGCTGTAG
- a CDS encoding DUF6114 domain-containing protein: MLLRRRGLARRLAWGLPRGLPRFRRSGGQPGLTPHDEQAYAPVGGRARRRWLDERLPLVEARAALRAWRRTRPFWAGLLLVLGGLELLLVPLAPLTILLSLGLGGIAAIGIGIALVVAGLFLWLLPHTRHYVSINALILSVLSFAATNLGGFLAGMALGIAGSAMGFGWTPKKETAPTRRGTNPRTRRNSPRTQRTLAAALPVALLLTLGGHPVEQPRQGGAMGQPGQGSAARDAVVQESAVRDTAVRNTAAQDSAAQDAAAQDSAAQDAALRQLRRERSVRRPGQDGPVIAPAVPPTVTTARFSPHGFLLAGVTTVPTARGPLKVMVLRMTSASLTDYRLTTHDGHGELALGASSLDLSGRVTLYLSKFSGCLEGLLCLTFDPSTLPVPPVVPPFVFMTRVSAEQALVTSDSIVADGLTLGAS; the protein is encoded by the coding sequence GTGCTTCTGAGGCGCCGGGGCCTGGCTCGGCGCCTGGCTTGGGGCCTGCCCCGGGGCCTGCCCCGGTTTCGCCGCTCCGGCGGGCAGCCGGGCCTGACACCGCACGACGAGCAGGCGTACGCGCCGGTGGGCGGCCGGGCGCGCCGGCGGTGGCTCGACGAGCGGCTGCCCCTCGTCGAGGCACGCGCGGCACTGCGGGCCTGGCGGCGGACGCGGCCGTTCTGGGCGGGGCTCCTGCTCGTACTCGGCGGCCTCGAACTGCTGCTGGTGCCGCTGGCACCGCTGACCATCCTGCTCAGCCTCGGGCTCGGCGGCATCGCCGCCATCGGCATCGGGATCGCGCTCGTCGTCGCCGGTCTCTTCCTGTGGCTGCTGCCGCACACCCGCCACTACGTGTCGATCAACGCCCTGATCCTGTCGGTGCTCTCCTTCGCGGCCACCAACCTTGGCGGATTCCTGGCCGGGATGGCGCTCGGCATCGCGGGCAGTGCGATGGGGTTCGGCTGGACGCCGAAGAAGGAGACCGCCCCGACGCGGCGCGGAACGAATCCGCGCACCCGGCGCAACTCGCCGCGCACCCAGCGCACGCTCGCCGCCGCCCTGCCGGTGGCCCTGCTCCTGACGCTCGGCGGCCACCCCGTCGAGCAGCCTCGGCAGGGCGGCGCCATGGGGCAGCCCGGGCAGGGCAGCGCCGCACGGGACGCCGTCGTACAGGAGAGCGCCGTACGGGACACCGCCGTCCGGAACACCGCCGCGCAAGACAGCGCCGCACAGGACGCCGCCGCGCAAGACAGCGCCGCACAGGACGCCGCCCTACGGCAACTCCGGCGGGAGCGGTCCGTGCGGCGACCCGGTCAGGACGGGCCCGTCATCGCGCCCGCCGTGCCGCCCACGGTCACCACGGCCCGGTTCTCACCGCACGGTTTCCTGCTCGCCGGAGTGACGACCGTGCCCACCGCGCGCGGCCCGCTGAAGGTCATGGTCCTCAGGATGACATCGGCCTCGCTCACCGACTACCGCCTCACCACCCACGACGGGCACGGCGAACTCGCCCTGGGAGCAAGCTCGTTGGACCTCAGCGGCCGGGTGACGCTCTACCTCAGCAAGTTCAGCGGCTGTCTGGAGGGCCTGCTCTGCCTCACGTTCGACCCCAGCACCCTTCCGGTGCCGCCGGTCGTCCCGCCGTTCGTCTTCATGACCCGGGTGAGCGCCGAGCAGGCGCTGGTCACCTCGGACTCGATCGTCGCGGACGGCCTGACCCTGGGGGCGTCGTAA